The stretch of DNA ATAATTTGTCGAATGCGCCTGCACGCTTGATCGAATGGCTGGCGAGCGAGGGGTGACCAGGCGGTGAGCGTACAGGCGGCCCCTGCGGGTGCGCGTGATTAGGTACTAGTTTACGTTAGCGCGTTAGTAGGCCTAAATACACGTACTCGaggcgggaggagggagtagcGAGGTAGACAGCGAGGCCAGAGGAAAGGAACAAAAAGAAGAATAACCCCACGCAGGCAGCGGGGacgaggcgtgtgtgtgtgtggaggagggggtggggtgggcgTATGGTGCACGCACACTTACGCGTGCTgcacgctctctcttctcacccTCGCCTCCATTTGTTGCACACGCAAACCACAGGATATGAACACCCTCTCTCGGTGAACCCTCTTTTCCACCGtgggcggctgctgcgccattATCGGGTCTCCACACGAGGGCCGACTTGCCATCCACTCGTCCCTTCTTGGAGCGCCTGCGCGTCGTGCACCGAGTGACGGTACGTGGGCGCGTGTATGACAGCACCGCCGACGACGAGCGAAAGTgcatgaagagagaaagtaTAAGAATACGTTAAGAAACACAAGGCTgtggagcgagaggagaggctgagggggagggatgtGTGCGTGAAACAGCACCCGCGCCTTTCCTCATCCCCCACTATCGTTTCAGTCGGCAACCGCTGATGCCCCCCACTTACACGAGGGCGCTGGGCTGGTTTGTCCACGGCttgcccttctcctctgaGATGTCCTTCAGGGCCTTCACCCATGTGCCGGCCTGTACCATGGCATGGTGCAGTTCGCTGCCGATGCTGATGAAGGTGAACCCCTTCTCAAGGAACTCACCGACGCGGTCGGTGCCAAACAGAAACAGCCCGAGGATGACGTTGTGCTTCTTGGCTGTTGAGATCAGCGTGTCCGTggcagcctgcagctccggCGAGAAGTACATCTGCGGGAACACGTAGCGGCCGTCGTACAGACCCATGGACATGCAAAGGTCGTTCTGGCCAAGGAAGGCGATGTCGATGCCCTTCACAGCCATGATTTCCTCCAGGTTCTCGATgcacgccgccgtctccacTTGAAAGGCAATCACCACGTTCTTATTGGACTCCGGTACATAGCCCAGTAGGCCCTTCGCGTTCATGCACTGCTGTGGCTGGTACACGGAACGCGTGCCAGTCGTCGGGTAGTAGCAGCACGACACGGCGTCCTGCAGCTCTTGCGCGTTGTTCACGTACGGGATCAGTACGccatcggcgccgctgtcgagaGCGCACTGGATGCCAGCGCGGTCCTGCGTGCTCGCCACGCGCACCATGGCCTTGGAGTGGCCCGTGTGGATGGCAGCGATCATATGCGCCGCTGTCAGCGAGTCCACCGGCGAGTGCTGAGCATCAATCAGCAGCCAGTCGTAGCCAGAGTGGCTGAACTGGCCGGCCAGCAGCGGGCTGGCTGAGTTCAAAAAGATACCAAACTTCGGCTTACCGGCACGCAGCTCGGCCTTAAACTCAGCACCACCGGACGACATAGTTCGCGAGAGTGGGAAGGTTGAATGACTGTATAGGAATGGTGGTTCGAGAGCGCGGGGAGAGCGATAGACGAGGGCGGCAGAGAGCTATGGGAGGGCGAGTGCTATTGTGcgacgagagaggaaagggggggagggagtacagggagaagagtgtgtatgtgcgtagGCGGCATTGACGTTTTTCAAGAAGGTGCATACGACCAGCTTGCCGTGCTTCACGAGCAGATGCACAATACGCAGTAGCACACCAGTGTATTCGCACTTGTGGTGCGCCAAGGCGAACGAGCTGCGCCGTCCGAGTGATccggggaagggaaggaggtgtAGTCTGCCTCTCATGTGCTTCCGTATGGGCGAGTTCAGGCTTACGCGTTGCTGCTATGCCGCTCGCTATGTGTGAGGGGCACGTTAGCGTACATAGCGCACACCAAGGCGCAGTCAGTTAGATTAGCCCGAGCCAACACCGCTGTAAGTGTGTCGTAGGGAACCAAGGGAAAcagacggcagcggccacTCATGTTCTCACCatcgccacggcagcagttGCTGCGGCGGATGCAGAGTCACATTACCCGGAGAAGGGGTCACGCCTATCTACATTAACCCACGCAGGCCCATACACGTACGCGCACCCACGT from Leishmania panamensis strain MHOM/PA/94/PSC-1 chromosome 25 sequence encodes:
- a CDS encoding 2,4-dihydroxyhept-2-ene-1,7-dioic acid aldolase, putative (TriTrypDB/GeneDB-style sysID: LpmP.25.2090), translating into MSSGGAEFKAELRAGKPKFGIFLNSASPLLAGQFSHSGYDWLLIDAQHSPVDSLTAAHMIAAIHTGHSKAMVRVASTQDRAGIQCALDSGADGVLIPYVNNAQELQDAVSCCYYPTTGTRSVYQPQQCMNAKGLLGYVPESNKNVVIAFQVETAACIENLEEIMAVKGIDIAFLGQNDLCMSMGLYDGRYVFPQMYFSPELQAATDTLISTAKKHNVILGLFLFGTDRVGEFLEKGFTFISIGSELHHAMVQAGTWVKALKDISEEKGKPWTNQPSALV